CAACAGCTTCCGCGACCGCTTCGCCGACTGGCCGGTGACCGTGGAGGTGATGAGCCGCTTCAAGTCGGCCAAGGATATTTCAACCGCCGCCGCGGAGCTGGCCGAAGGCAAGATCGACATCCTGATCGGCACCCACAAGCTGCTGCAGGACGACGTGCGCTTCAAGGACCTGGGCCTGGCCATCATCGACGAAGAGCACCGTTTTGGCGTACGCCAGAAGGAACAGCTCAAGGCCCTGCGCAGCGAGGTGGATATCCTGACGCTGACCGCAACGCCGATTCCGCGCACGCTCAACATGGCGGTGGCCGGCATGCGCGACCTGTCGATCATCGCCACCCCGCCGGCGCGCCGGCTGTCGGTGCGCACCTTCGTCATGGAGCAGAACAAGAGCACGGTCAAAGAGGCCCTGCTGCGTGAGCTGCTGCGCGGCGGCCAGGTGTACTACCTGCACAACGATGTGAAAACCATCGAAAAATGCGCCGCCGACCTCGCCGAACTGGTACCGGAAGCGCGCATCGGCATCGGCCACGGGCAGATGCGCGAGCGCGAGCTGGAACAGGTGATGAGCGACTTCTACCACAAGCGCTTCAACGTGCTGATCGCCTCGACCATCATCGAAACCGGCATCGACGTGCCCAGCGCCAACACCATCGTCATCGAGCGTGCCGACAAGTTCGGCCTGGCCCAGCTGCACCAGCTGCGTGGCCGGGTTGGCCGCAGCCACCACCAGGCCTACGCCTACCTGCTGACGCCACCGCGCCAGCAGATCAGCGCCGATGCCGAAAAGCGCCTGGAAGCCATCGCCAACACCCAGGACCTGGGCGCAGGCTTTGTGCTGGCCACCAACGACCTGGAAATCCGTGGCGCGGGCGAGCTGCTGGGCGAAGGCCAGAGCGGCCAGATCCAGGCGGTGGGCTTTACCCTGTACATGGAAATGCTCGAACGGGCGGTCAAGGCCATCCGCAAGGGCACCCAACCGAACCTTGAGCAACCGCTGGGCGGCGGCCCGGAGATCAACCTGCGCCTGCCGGCGCTGATCCCCGAGGACTACCTGCCCGATGTGCACGCACGCCTGATCCTCTACAAACGCATCGCCTCGGCAGCCGACGAAGAAGGCCTCAAAGACCTGCAGGTAGAAATGATCGACCGCTTCGGCCTGCTGCCCGAGCCGACCAAGAACCTCATGCGCCTGACCCAGCTCAAGCTGCACGCGGAAAAGCTCGGCATCAAGAAAGTCGATGCCGGCCCCAACGGCGGCAAGCTGGAGTTCGAGGCCGAAACCCCGGTCGACCCGCTGACCTTGATCAAGCTGATCCAGGGCCAGCCCAAACGTTACAAGTTCGAAGGCGCGACCCAGTTCCGCTTCCTGGTGCCGATGGAACGCCCCGACGAACGCTTCAACACCCTGGAGGCGCTGTTCGAGCGCCTGACCCCACAGCCTGCTTGAGGAAGACCCATGCGTGCCATCCGTTGCCTGACCCTGCTGCTGGCGCTGTTTGCGCCGGCCGCCTTTGCCGAAGGGATGTATCAGGTGGAAATGATCCTGGTACGGCAAAATGCCGTGCCGGCCGTCACCAGCCCGTTCGCCCCGGAAGACTGGAGCGCCGGCGCCCCGCGCCTGGAGAAAAACGCCGAGCGCCGCGTGGCGCTGGAAGATGAAGTGACCCGCCTGCAGGCCACCCCGAACTACACCGTGCTGATGCACAAGGCCTGGCAGCAGCAGGTTGGCAGTGAACCAAGCCGTATCGCCCTGGGCGACGGTGACGAACGGTTCGGCCACTTCCCCATCGAGGGCAACCTGAGCATCACCGAGGGCCGCTTCATTGCCGTGGAAGCCAATTTCTGGCTCAACCAGCTCGACGGCAACGGCAACGTGCTGCAAAGCGAGCAGTTCAAGCAGAGCAACAGCAACATGAAACGCGGCCAGCTGACCTTCCTGGATGGCGGGCACCTGGCAGTGCTGCTGAAAGTGACGGAGCAGGGTGCACCGAAGATGCCGGTGATGGACCCGGAGATGATGGAGCAGTAACGCAATGAGCCGCGACGCGCCCCAACTGCTGCGCGAGAACTCCAGTTGGACAAGGTCTTTCAACACGGCATTCCTGCAACGCGCCGCGCGCTACGCCGAGGAAGGCAGGGTGGTGATCGAGTCGTGCCGCGGGCCGTTCGTGGAGTCCAGTTGCCGGGGTTCGCAGGGCAACGTCTACCAACAAAGCATCAGCCTGAGCCAGGCTGGCGGCCGCTGTCACGTGCGTGGGTTGTGCACCTGCCCGGTCGGGCAGAACTGCAAACACTGCGCCGCTGCGTTATACCACCTGTGCAAAGCCGATACCGACTCGGACGATGCGCTGCCCGCCGACCTGCAGCACTGGCTCAATGGCCTGCAACAACCTGCGCCAGCGCCTGGCGATACCGAAGACAAGCGTGGGCGCATGGTCTGCTATCAGCTGAAATTGACCGATGGCCCCGGCTGCGCCCTGTTGGTACGCAAAGGCACGCGCGAGGAAAACGGGATACGTTACAGCCGCGTGCAGTCGCTGTATGAGTTGCTGTACGAGCCCCCACGCTTCGTCAAAGAGCAGGACCTGCGCATCCTGCGCCTGCTCTCGGCGCAGAACCAGAGCGGCGGCCAGGACCGCGGCTACCCCCTCAAGGGCCAGGAAGGCGGCGAATTGCTGCAGCGCGCCGTGGAAACCGGGCGCATGATGTTCGACGAAGCCATGCCCCTGCTGCGTGAAGGTGCCGCCCGCACTGCCGAGTTTCGCTGGGTGCGCCAGGACGACGGCAACTATCGCGGCCTGTGGTATCACGGTGATGAGCACCTGCGCTGCGTGATTGGATTACTGCCGCTTTACTATTTCGACTTCCTGACCAGCGAGATAGGCAAGGTCAACCATGGTCTTGACCCCCACATTGCCCTGCAATTGACACTGGCGCCCGACGTGCCGGAACACCTGATCGTCCCCCTCAGCCACAAGCTCAACGCCCTGAACCACCAACTGCCGACACCGACGACCTTGGACGAACAGCTCATCAACGATATCCCGCCCAAGCCGCACCTCACCCTCGGCAGCCTCGAATTCAGCGCCTACATGCCCAAGACCGGGCGCATGCAGCGCCAGATGCAGCACCGCGCCGCCTTGTCGTTCGATTACGACGGCATGCGTGCCATCGGCAACGATGAAAAGCCCCTGGCCCGCCTGGTGGGCAGCACCAGCCAGCGCATCCGCCGCCAGCCACAGGCTGAGCAGGCGCTGCGCAAGACCTTGCGTGACCTGGGCTTCAAGCCCGCCACCCGGCAGAGCAAGGCACTGCCCGACAGCGCCGGCGACATGCTCCAGTTGCCGGACGACGAAGCCTGGCTGCGCTTTGCCCGCGATGGTTTGGCGCAGTTGCGTGAAGCTGGCTGGGAAATCGACATCCATCGCGACTTTGCCTTCAATCTGCAAGAGGTCGACGACTGGTACGCCAGCATCGACGAATCGCCCGGCCACGAATGGTTCGACCTGGAGCTGGGCATCGTGGTCGAGGGCCAGCGTCACAGCCTGCTGCCCATCGTTCTGCAGTTGCTGCGCAGCAACCCGGAGCTGCTGCGCCCCAGCGAACTGGCCCGGCGCAGCGATGACGAACACCTGCTGATCGACCTTAACCGCGGGCGCCAGGATGCCCCGGCCTTGCGCGTCGCCCTGCCCTACGGCCGCATCAAGGCGGTGATGGGCACCCTGGGCGAACTGTACCTGCACGAAGATGCCGCAGGCCCTGCGCTGCGCATGGACCGCGCCGACGCGGCACGCCTTAACGACATCGACCACCTGCCGCTGCACTGGGAAGGCGGCGAGCACCTGCGCGACCTCGGCCGCCG
The genomic region above belongs to Pseudomonas sp. PSKL.D1 and contains:
- a CDS encoding CsiV family protein, with the protein product MRAIRCLTLLLALFAPAAFAEGMYQVEMILVRQNAVPAVTSPFAPEDWSAGAPRLEKNAERRVALEDEVTRLQATPNYTVLMHKAWQQQVGSEPSRIALGDGDERFGHFPIEGNLSITEGRFIAVEANFWLNQLDGNGNVLQSEQFKQSNSNMKRGQLTFLDGGHLAVLLKVTEQGAPKMPVMDPEMMEQ
- a CDS encoding DEAD/DEAH box helicase — its product is MSRDAPQLLRENSSWTRSFNTAFLQRAARYAEEGRVVIESCRGPFVESSCRGSQGNVYQQSISLSQAGGRCHVRGLCTCPVGQNCKHCAAALYHLCKADTDSDDALPADLQHWLNGLQQPAPAPGDTEDKRGRMVCYQLKLTDGPGCALLVRKGTREENGIRYSRVQSLYELLYEPPRFVKEQDLRILRLLSAQNQSGGQDRGYPLKGQEGGELLQRAVETGRMMFDEAMPLLREGAARTAEFRWVRQDDGNYRGLWYHGDEHLRCVIGLLPLYYFDFLTSEIGKVNHGLDPHIALQLTLAPDVPEHLIVPLSHKLNALNHQLPTPTTLDEQLINDIPPKPHLTLGSLEFSAYMPKTGRMQRQMQHRAALSFDYDGMRAIGNDEKPLARLVGSTSQRIRRQPQAEQALRKTLRDLGFKPATRQSKALPDSAGDMLQLPDDEAWLRFARDGLAQLREAGWEIDIHRDFAFNLQEVDDWYASIDESPGHEWFDLELGIVVEGQRHSLLPIVLQLLRSNPELLRPSELARRSDDEHLLIDLNRGRQDAPALRVALPYGRIKAVMGTLGELYLHEDAAGPALRMDRADAARLNDIDHLPLHWEGGEHLRDLGRRLRDARDLQVAPPTALNATLRPYQQQGLNWLQALREMGTGGILGDDMGLGKTLQTLAHLLLEKQTGNLAHPALAVMPTSLVPNWLDEAQRFAPDLRVLALHGPARSKHFAKLHEYDLVLTTYALVPRDLEHLRAQPWSVLVLDEAQNIKSSTSKAALAVCELTANQRICLTGTPMENNLGELWSIFHFLMPGWLGDSKRFTQEYRTPIERHGDSERLAHLVSRIRPFLLRRTKEQVATDLPAKTEMVYWVDLSDAQRDTYEAVRVAMDKKVRDEIARNGAARSQIVILDALLKLRQVCCDLRLVKGVETKGNQADKGKLGALLEMLEELLGEGRRVLLFSQFTSMLALIEQELEKRGVRYSLLTGDTRDRRAPVKAFQQGDSEVFLISLKAGGTGLNLTAADTVIHFDPWWNPASENQATDRAYRIGQDKPVFVFKLITRGTVEEKIQQLQQEKAALAASLLDGGQAGQWRLGDEEIEALFAPLPGKRGR